A part of Helicobacter himalayensis genomic DNA contains:
- a CDS encoding PDC sensor domain-containing protein, producing the protein MLSKDILAYSKVRYELRAYMTYLFEQNIHETPQINLEQILKGVEKIKDEIKDFELIYVLDSKGNQLSYIASKTNLSCVHSKLNENYADRAYFYEAIEEERCIVTNPYPTMHSGKLIVTASYPIYDHKHKLQYVICIDVRLSDALKITATTPLFNTFSHLSTIMYFMISTMLGLIALLLMIKGFMSFWDSVEHFRDFKTENIFRSTILLTLALAILDLVKTIFEEEVLGRNIHENSGLVNRTMIRFLGSVIIALAIEALMLVFKFTLQLPEEIIYAVYLLLGVSALLIGLAVYVKLTATPKRRQN; encoded by the coding sequence ATGCTTTCAAAGGACATTTTAGCCTATTCAAAGGTGCGCTACGAACTGCGCGCATATATGACTTATCTTTTCGAGCAAAATATCCACGAAACGCCACAAATAAACCTAGAGCAGATTCTTAAAGGTGTGGAGAAAATCAAAGATGAAATCAAGGATTTTGAGTTAATTTATGTGCTAGATTCTAAGGGCAATCAACTAAGCTACATTGCTTCCAAAACAAACTTGAGTTGCGTGCATTCCAAGCTTAATGAAAATTATGCTGATAGGGCGTATTTTTATGAAGCCATAGAGGAGGAGCGCTGTATCGTAACCAACCCCTACCCGACTATGCATAGTGGCAAGCTCATCGTAACGGCATCTTATCCCATTTATGACCACAAGCACAAATTGCAGTATGTCATCTGTATCGATGTGCGCCTAAGCGACGCACTCAAAATCACCGCTACCACGCCACTTTTCAATACTTTTTCACACCTCAGTACGATAATGTATTTTATGATTTCCACTATGCTTGGGCTTATTGCATTACTATTGATGATAAAAGGTTTTATGAGTTTTTGGGATTCGGTAGAGCATTTCCGCGATTTTAAGACGGAAAATATTTTCCGCTCGACAATTCTACTCACACTCGCGCTTGCGATTTTAGACTTGGTGAAGACGATTTTTGAAGAAGAGGTGCTTGGGCGCAATATCCACGAAAACAGCGGGCTTGTCAATCGCACTATGATTCGCTTCCTTGGTTCAGTCATCATCGCGCTTGCAATTGAAGCACTTATGCTGGTGTTTAAATTTACCTTGCAATTGCCAGAAGAGATTATATACGCGGTGTATTTGTTGCTTGGTGTATCCGCGCTGCTCATTGGGCTTGCAGTTTATGTCAAACTCACCGCAACGCCAAAACGAAGACAAAATTAA
- a CDS encoding pyridoxamine 5'-phosphate oxidase family protein: MANTLKLDSLESIVEFLDSNPAGFLATLGTCGNPRVRPVQSALLYNGKIYFATSTKKNLYKHIQNHANIEYCSCNNEGVFLRLRAQARISQDKDAKKAMFEKYPLVAQIYGSADSEEFAVFYLQNISAQIQDMQNNTAQFKE; the protein is encoded by the coding sequence GTGGCAAATACCTTAAAGCTAGATTCTTTAGAATCTATTGTAGAATTTTTAGATTCCAATCCTGCTGGGTTTTTGGCGACTTTAGGCACTTGTGGGAATCCACGAGTGCGCCCCGTGCAAAGTGCCTTGCTTTATAATGGGAAAATCTATTTTGCAACTTCTACGAAAAAAAATCTCTACAAACATATTCAAAACCACGCTAATATCGAGTATTGCTCGTGCAATAATGAGGGCGTGTTTTTGCGCTTAAGGGCTCAAGCGCGCATTAGCCAAGATAAAGATGCTAAAAAAGCGATGTTTGAAAAATATCCGCTTGTGGCTCAAATCTATGGAAGTGCCGATAGTGAGGAGTTTGCGGTGTTTTACTTGCAAAATATTAGTGCGCAGATTCAGGATATGCAAAACAATACAGCGCAATTTAAGGAATAA
- the tpx gene encoding thiol peroxidase, protein MAAFRGDAVKLFGSSLKVGDSAPSVQLVGKDLSAVQVGGAQGIYQIINVVPSLDTGVCAVQARTFNQKAASLPNAKVFVVSVDLPFAQGRFCSTEGIENLIVASDFVEKEFGKKYGLLLESSPLRGVLTRAVIVVDPQGKVVHQEICDEITNEPNYDNALNAVR, encoded by the coding sequence ATGGCAGCATTTCGCGGAGACGCAGTGAAATTATTTGGAAGCAGTTTGAAAGTAGGCGATAGCGCGCCAAGCGTGCAGCTCGTGGGTAAAGATCTTAGCGCAGTGCAGGTAGGTGGCGCGCAGGGCATTTATCAAATCATTAATGTCGTACCAAGCCTAGATACAGGCGTTTGTGCGGTGCAAGCAAGGACTTTTAACCAAAAAGCAGCAAGCTTGCCAAATGCAAAAGTATTTGTGGTGTCAGTTGATTTGCCTTTCGCACAGGGGCGCTTTTGCAGCACTGAGGGAATCGAAAATCTTATCGTAGCAAGTGATTTTGTAGAAAAGGAGTTCGGAAAAAAATATGGGCTTTTGCTAGAATCTTCTCCGCTTAGAGGTGTGCTAACACGCGCGGTGATTGTGGTAGATCCACAAGGCAAGGTTGTGCATCAAGAGATTTGTGATGAAATCACAAACGAGCCGAACTACGACAACGCGCTTAACGCGGTAAGGTAG
- a CDS encoding PhoH family protein, whose translation MNSKLNAKSYLLDTSIILDDVQNIIYLYQNGQNRLFLTDTIIDELDSKKELQNEMGYFVREFFRNIHTLSESKLKTESAKLLRAQDSDFISEVVFKSENLSVPLTLIYRPHYKASVTERSHNDSKIIEIAKEYKLTLLTNDISLKIRALAQNISAQSLFRNRVENPEQIDFWHRFELHKEQDLSTLSKNAVFQKLSDWSLCEIDEMDNTDNALYYTGRKFFALKVEGKCEPCDIDALLEAHKPYILPANLEQKMLYALLLHPKNFLTIATGATGSGKTLIALQAGISLLKSGAVEGIIYLRNTITATDKEAELGFRKGDETQKLSYFMYPLFSAINFMIDKLQQTSLAKKIEYRGEVKTIEKMEATEYFLQKHKIEVIDIAHARGITLSNKFIIFDEVQNASNATIKLIGTRVGEGSRIVFLGDWAQIDHPYLSRFRNGALSLLKKALENNMIAGIQLRQTIRSEVAKWFGDFE comes from the coding sequence TTGAATAGTAAATTAAACGCCAAATCCTACCTTTTAGACACTTCTATCATTTTAGATGATGTGCAAAATATCATCTATCTTTACCAAAATGGACAAAACAGGCTTTTTCTTACCGACACAATCATCGATGAGCTTGATAGCAAAAAAGAGTTGCAAAATGAAATGGGCTATTTTGTGCGCGAGTTTTTCCGCAATATCCACACGCTTAGTGAATCTAAGCTAAAAACAGAATCCGCAAAGCTTTTGCGCGCACAAGATTCTGATTTTATTAGTGAAGTGGTTTTTAAAAGTGAAAATCTTAGTGTGCCTTTAACGCTCATTTATCGCCCACACTACAAAGCCTCAGTCACCGAGCGTAGCCACAATGACTCAAAAATCATAGAAATCGCCAAAGAATACAAGCTTACGCTTTTGACAAATGATATTTCGCTCAAAATCCGCGCCCTTGCGCAAAATATCAGCGCGCAATCACTCTTTCGCAATCGTGTCGAAAATCCAGAACAAATCGATTTTTGGCATCGCTTTGAACTGCACAAAGAACAAGACCTAAGCACGCTTAGCAAAAATGCGGTGTTTCAGAAGCTTAGCGATTGGAGTTTGTGCGAAATTGATGAGATGGATAATACCGACAACGCGCTCTATTACACAGGGCGCAAGTTTTTCGCGCTCAAGGTTGAAGGAAAATGCGAGCCATGCGATATCGATGCTTTACTTGAAGCGCATAAGCCCTACATTTTGCCTGCGAATTTAGAGCAAAAGATGCTCTATGCTCTACTTTTGCACCCTAAAAATTTTCTTACCATTGCCACTGGCGCCACAGGAAGCGGAAAGACGCTCATTGCTCTGCAAGCGGGCATTAGCCTTTTAAAAAGTGGCGCGGTGGAAGGAATCATCTATCTACGCAACACCATCACAGCCACAGACAAGGAAGCCGAGCTGGGATTCCGCAAAGGTGATGAGACACAGAAATTGAGCTATTTTATGTATCCACTTTTTAGCGCGATAAATTTTATGATTGACAAACTTCAGCAAACTTCTTTGGCGAAAAAAATCGAATATCGTGGCGAGGTCAAAACCATTGAAAAAATGGAGGCAACAGAGTATTTTTTGCAAAAACATAAAATCGAGGTGATTGACATAGCCCACGCGCGTGGGATTACGCTTTCAAATAAGTTTATTATTTTTGATGAAGTGCAAAACGCCTCAAATGCGACCATCAAACTTATCGGCACGCGCGTGGGCGAGGGAAGTCGGATTGTGTTTTTGGGCGATTGGGCGCAGATTGATCACCCTTATCTTAGCAGATTCCGTAATGGCGCATTGAGCTTGCTTAAAAAGGCGCTTGAAAATAATATGATTGCTGGAATCCAACTCCGCCAAACTATCCGTAGCGAAGTGGCAAAATGGTTTGGGGATTTTGAATAA
- a CDS encoding GtrA family protein — protein sequence MGKNMLSKIISNKLVRFFLLGGILSLCEWGGFYVLTYFLGVHYVVSSIVMFVLLSMQGMVVYRKYVFGANCLCSKNEILATYIINTIGLCLNTALLWILVEFFSMQALGAKVIASFFVAFFGFFARKRFVYRE from the coding sequence ATGGGTAAGAATATGCTAAGCAAAATCATCTCAAATAAGCTTGTGCGCTTTTTTCTCTTAGGTGGGATTCTAAGCCTTTGTGAATGGGGCGGCTTTTATGTGCTGACTTATTTTTTAGGCGTGCATTATGTTGTAAGCTCAATTGTGATGTTTGTGCTGCTTTCTATGCAAGGTATGGTGGTGTATAGAAAGTATGTCTTTGGGGCAAATTGCTTATGCTCAAAAAATGAAATCCTTGCTACTTACATAATCAACACCATAGGGCTTTGTCTCAATACCGCGCTTTTATGGATTCTTGTTGAGTTTTTTTCTATGCAAGCTTTGGGTGCAAAAGTCATTGCGTCATTTTTCGTGGCATTCTTTGGATTCTTTGCAAGAAAGAGATTTGTGTATAGGGAGTAA
- a CDS encoding glycosyltransferase family 2 protein — MPPKISVIIPVFNEERTILQVIDEILTILPQAHIAVFDNNSTDNSKNLVLEKIKSLSIESAPEQPKNAEYAREAETSGIHFREGDSIKGIEAEPKWDSLPQGDTINGIDSQTYFQASTIDFAMRGGGKQLKGRI; from the coding sequence ATGCCTCCTAAAATTAGCGTGATTATCCCTGTGTTTAATGAAGAGCGCACGATTTTGCAAGTGATTGATGAAATCTTAACAATCCTGCCTCAAGCGCATATCGCAGTTTTTGATAACAACTCAACAGACAATTCAAAAAATCTCGTGCTAGAAAAAATCAAGTCCTTAAGCATAGAATCGGCCCCAGAACAACCAAAAAACGCCGAGTATGCACGCGAGGCGGAGACTAGCGGAATTCACTTCCGCGAAGGTGATAGCATTAAGGGAATAGAGGCGGAGCCGAAGTGGGATTCACTCCCACAAGGCGATACAATTAATGGGATAGATTCCCAAACATACTTCCAAGCTAGCACTATTGATTTTGCTATGAGGGGGGGGGGCAAACAGCTTAAAGGCAGAATCTAA
- the hemE gene encoding uroporphyrinogen decarboxylase has protein sequence MIFIDACFKKPTPYTPIWLMRQAGRYLSEYKEVRKRAGSFLDLCQNVALATEVTLQPVDILGVDAAILFSDILVVPYEMGLELEFVSGEGPKFGRTIESAHDVESLKVGAYKNLSYVYDTISSVRQKLAKDKALIGFCGAPWTLATYMIEGQGSKTYAKSKKMLYSNPALLHSLLAKISEELKGYLSAQIEAGANAVQIFDSWASALEKEAYLEFSWHYIKDIAKYLKNKYPHIPVMCFPKGIAGFLDSIDGEFDVFGVDWSTPLELAKAKLGAKYVLQGNLEPARLYDKAQMEQGVDYIIKIMGKNGGHIFNLGHGMIPDLPCQNVIELVKMVRERTKR, from the coding sequence ATGATTTTTATCGATGCGTGTTTTAAAAAGCCAACGCCATATACGCCAATTTGGCTTATGCGTCAAGCAGGTAGGTATCTAAGCGAGTATAAAGAGGTGCGTAAGAGAGCGGGGAGTTTTTTGGATTTGTGTCAAAATGTCGCGCTTGCAACGGAGGTAACATTGCAACCGGTGGATATTTTGGGTGTTGATGCGGCGATTTTATTTAGCGATATTTTAGTCGTGCCTTATGAAATGGGCTTGGAGCTTGAATTTGTAAGCGGGGAGGGACCAAAATTTGGGCGCACGATAGAATCCGCACACGATGTGGAAAGCCTCAAAGTCGGTGCGTATAAGAACCTCTCTTATGTCTATGATACGATAAGCTCTGTGCGTCAAAAGCTCGCAAAAGACAAGGCACTTATTGGCTTTTGTGGTGCGCCTTGGACGCTTGCGACTTATATGATAGAGGGGCAGGGGAGCAAAACTTATGCAAAAAGCAAGAAAATGCTTTATAGCAATCCCGCGCTTTTGCATTCGTTGCTAGCAAAGATTAGCGAGGAGCTCAAGGGTTATTTGAGCGCGCAGATAGAAGCCGGTGCAAATGCTGTGCAAATCTTTGATAGCTGGGCTAGCGCGTTAGAGAAAGAGGCGTATTTGGAGTTTAGCTGGCACTACATTAAGGACATTGCAAAATATCTCAAAAATAAATATCCGCATATCCCTGTGATGTGCTTCCCAAAGGGAATTGCGGGATTTTTAGATTCCATAGATGGGGAGTTTGATGTTTTTGGTGTGGATTGGAGCACACCGCTAGAGTTAGCTAAAGCAAAGCTAGGCGCAAAGTATGTGTTGCAGGGGAATTTAGAGCCAGCAAGGCTGTATGACAAAGCGCAAATGGAGCAGGGCGTGGATTACATTATCAAAATAATGGGAAAAAATGGCGGACATATTTTCAACCTCGGACACGGTATGATTCCAGACCTTCCGTGTCAAAATGTTATCGAGCTTGTTAAAATGGTGCGTGAGCGTACAAAGCGTTAG
- a CDS encoding aspartate-semialdehyde dehydrogenase, producing MKKEFVVAVVGASGAVGEEILKILEEQNFPVKNLIPLASARSAGESVSFKGKQYTILETTDSVFATHSVEIAFFSAGGSVSERFVPSAVKAGALVIDNTSFFRMQENIPLVVPEVNPADIALAKKCGIVANPNCSTIQMVQVLAPLHKAFGITRVDVSTYQAVSGAGKSGMEELVTQMQRFFAFDLESCEPKAFAHRIALNVIPHIDIFLDNDYTKEEMKMINETNKIMHSNFELSATCVRVPVLRSHSEAISIRFKQEVSAESAREILKNAPNIVLFDNPQAKEYPMPLIATDTDETYVGRIRVDNFDKKILHLWCVADQIRVGAATNAVRIAQEWVKQNA from the coding sequence ATGAAAAAAGAATTTGTTGTGGCGGTTGTCGGTGCGAGCGGGGCTGTGGGAGAGGAGATTCTCAAAATTTTAGAAGAGCAGAATTTCCCTGTTAAAAATCTTATCCCGCTTGCAAGTGCGCGCAGTGCGGGGGAGAGTGTGAGTTTTAAGGGCAAGCAATATACGATTTTAGAAACCACAGATTCTGTTTTTGCGACACATAGCGTGGAAATCGCCTTTTTTTCTGCTGGTGGAAGCGTGAGCGAGCGTTTTGTCCCAAGTGCGGTAAAAGCCGGTGCGCTTGTGATTGATAATACAAGCTTTTTTCGTATGCAAGAAAATATCCCACTTGTCGTGCCTGAAGTCAATCCCGCTGATATCGCACTTGCCAAAAAATGTGGCATTGTGGCAAATCCAAACTGCTCAACAATCCAAATGGTGCAAGTCCTAGCCCCACTGCACAAGGCTTTTGGCATTACGCGCGTAGATGTTAGCACTTATCAAGCCGTCTCTGGCGCGGGAAAAAGTGGTATGGAAGAGCTTGTAACGCAAATGCAGAGATTCTTTGCCTTTGATTTAGAATCTTGCGAGCCAAAGGCGTTTGCGCACAGAATCGCGCTTAATGTAATCCCGCATATTGATATTTTTTTAGACAACGATTACACTAAAGAAGAGATGAAAATGATAAATGAGACAAACAAGATTATGCACTCAAACTTCGAGTTAAGCGCTACTTGCGTGCGTGTGCCTGTTTTGCGTAGTCATAGCGAGGCGATTAGCATTAGGTTTAAACAAGAAGTGAGCGCAGAATCTGCGCGCGAGATTCTCAAAAATGCGCCAAATATCGTGCTTTTTGACAACCCACAAGCAAAAGAATATCCAATGCCACTCATTGCCACAGATACCGATGAAACTTATGTGGGGCGCATTCGCGTGGATAATTTTGACAAAAAGATTCTGCATCTTTGGTGTGTGGCGGACCAAATCCGCGTAGGTGCTGCGACAAATGCCGTGAGAATCGCCCAAGAGTGGGTAAAGCAAAATGCTTAA